The proteins below come from a single Candidatus Delongbacteria bacterium genomic window:
- a CDS encoding ATP-binding protein, which yields MNYINVEPSPESLISSLRDIGYSFETAVADIIDNSITAKASRIDLRFSWNFGCPWFSIIDNGEGMNNEDLILSMKFGSKNPLDERDSNDLGRFGLGMKTASFSQCRNLIVTSKKNAECNIAEWDLDYIVNYSNNSWSLKFISDIESTDISREIKDLYEEYLKDHESGTIIFWKNIDRIETNDTIKSNENHFNETIAKVRKHIELTFHRFLSPDLGQSKIRIFMNNDELESYNPFFPTASAIQELPTQDFVINGNTIKVQPYVLPHHSKVSKEEYQRYAGENGYLHNQGFY from the coding sequence ATGAACTATATTAATGTTGAACCATCTCCAGAATCGCTAATTAGCTCACTTCGAGATATTGGTTATTCTTTTGAAACCGCAGTAGCAGATATTATAGATAACAGTATTACTGCAAAAGCATCAAGAATTGACTTAAGATTTTCATGGAATTTTGGATGTCCTTGGTTTTCAATTATTGATAATGGAGAAGGAATGAATAATGAAGACCTTATTCTATCTATGAAATTCGGAAGTAAGAACCCACTGGATGAAAGAGATTCTAATGATCTTGGTAGATTTGGTTTAGGAATGAAGACAGCTTCTTTCTCACAATGTAGAAATCTAATAGTAACTAGCAAGAAAAATGCTGAATGTAACATAGCTGAATGGGATTTAGATTATATTGTTAATTATTCAAATAATAGCTGGTCATTGAAATTCATCTCAGATATAGAAAGTACCGATATTTCAAGGGAGATAAAAGACTTATATGAAGAATATCTTAAAGATCATGAGAGTGGAACAATAATTTTTTGGAAGAACATCGATAGAATCGAAACAAATGATACTATTAAATCAAATGAAAATCATTTTAATGAAACAATAGCAAAAGTAAGAAAGCATATAGAGCTTACTTTTCATAGATTTTTATCACCTGATCTAGGTCAATCAAAGATTAGAATCTTCATGAATAATGATGAACTAGAATCATATAATCCTTTTTTTCCTACAGCATCAGCAATACAAGAATTACCTACTCAAGATTTTGTAATTAATGGGAATACTATAAAGGTCCAGCCTTACGTTCTACCACATCATTCTAAGGTATCAAAAGAAGAATATCAAAGATATGCTGGAGAAAATGGCTATTTACATAATCAAGGATTTTACAT